The following are from one region of the Halobacteriovorax vibrionivorans genome:
- a CDS encoding sigma-54-dependent transcriptional regulator, whose translation MIEVPKLDKLVKDTFCHFGHHIEITPLFGRKRRIELKRTRYDLVLSGQDLIISATSITLPKLINPDEGLEVKFRISLIPTNIGDIYSISCNQKGGNLIKVNGVYTSHAYLRIGDEVIIGRNKLKIKAPINCDSYDRSHSELINSIHPSLNVLIEGETGTGKSFLAKKLHEESQVKGEFVHLNLSAFGKGTLESELFGHRKGSFTGAVNDKDGALKRANGGTLFLDEIDSISKELQTKLLLFLDDGLYYPVGENQPQYVKTRLIVSSGQDLLNLVNKGEMRRDFYYRISSEETIFLKPLRKNKDRLQDILDSYEMKFGITIHPKLKSFYHGYEWPGNIRQINAHIKKKKIKSKGSLLTYCEIDEALLKLTCKSNLVSDIEENLPSYRELKYQYFLKVYNRCHQNVKATSKLLKVSDQTVRSVLAI comes from the coding sequence ATGATAGAAGTACCAAAGTTAGATAAGCTTGTAAAAGATACATTTTGCCATTTCGGCCATCATATAGAAATTACACCACTTTTTGGACGAAAGAGGCGTATTGAGCTCAAGAGAACAAGGTATGATCTGGTTTTAAGTGGTCAGGATCTGATTATTTCGGCCACAAGTATCACTTTACCTAAATTAATAAATCCTGATGAAGGTCTTGAAGTTAAATTTCGCATTAGTTTAATTCCAACAAATATTGGGGATATTTACAGTATTTCATGTAATCAAAAGGGAGGAAATCTTATAAAGGTCAATGGTGTTTATACTTCTCATGCATATCTAAGAATTGGAGATGAAGTTATTATTGGCCGCAATAAACTTAAGATTAAGGCTCCAATAAATTGTGATTCCTATGATCGCTCTCATTCAGAATTAATTAACTCAATTCATCCCAGTCTTAATGTTTTAATTGAAGGTGAAACGGGAACAGGAAAATCATTTCTGGCCAAAAAACTACATGAAGAAAGCCAAGTTAAAGGGGAGTTTGTTCATTTAAATCTAAGTGCCTTTGGAAAAGGAACTCTTGAATCAGAATTATTTGGCCATCGAAAAGGGTCTTTTACTGGAGCAGTAAATGATAAGGATGGAGCATTAAAACGTGCTAATGGAGGAACTCTTTTTTTAGATGAGATTGATTCGATATCAAAAGAGCTGCAAACTAAATTGCTACTCTTTCTCGATGATGGGCTCTATTATCCTGTTGGAGAGAATCAACCACAATATGTGAAAACTCGTCTTATTGTTTCTTCTGGTCAAGATTTATTAAACTTAGTGAATAAGGGAGAGATGCGCAGAGACTTCTATTATCGAATCAGTTCTGAGGAAACTATTTTCTTAAAGCCTCTTCGTAAAAATAAAGACAGGCTACAAGATATTCTAGATTCATATGAGATGAAATTTGGAATTACAATTCATCCTAAATTGAAAAGTTTTTATCATGGATATGAATGGCCTGGTAATATAAGACAAATCAATGCTCATATAAAAAAGAAGAAAATTAAATCAAAGGGAAGTTTACTAACATATTGTGAAATTGATGAAGCACTTTTGAAGCTTACTTGTAAAAGTAATCTCGTTTCAGATATCGAAGAAAATCTTCCGAGTTATCGAGAACTTAAATATCAGTACTTTTTAAAGGTTTATAATCGTTGTCATCAAAATGTAAAGGCGACATCAAAGTTATTGAAGGTATCAGATCAGACCGTTCGTTCCGTTCTAGCCATTTAA
- a CDS encoding YicC/YloC family endoribonuclease, whose amino-acid sequence MAKEIHSMTGFGKGEAGDDKLQLTVEIKTVNHRFKDIRFKMSSLFNSTELEMRNRIAKNFKRGSFDINVNYKKLETKSRFDDIDKEKVNAFVSSMKILADANDVQLDIKPTDFLRNEFMKEVDESSIEKMSSYALEALDLAIENLKESRRSEGQKMLSVIEKHQQAYESFFKVVTDKSQEFQDTVKERLEKKFEEYKTSMPTDEPRFMQEVIFYLEKMDIHEEINRINAHLTKLNDILSKGGEVGRQLDFLVQELNRETNTTGSKSTIQEISEAVVQMKVQLEKIREQGLNLE is encoded by the coding sequence ATGGCCAAAGAAATACATTCAATGACTGGTTTTGGTAAAGGCGAAGCTGGAGATGACAAACTTCAATTAACTGTTGAGATTAAGACAGTTAATCACCGTTTTAAAGACATTAGATTTAAGATGTCCTCACTTTTTAATAGCACTGAATTAGAAATGAGAAATCGCATCGCTAAAAACTTTAAGCGAGGAAGTTTTGATATTAATGTCAATTACAAGAAGCTTGAAACTAAATCACGTTTTGATGATATCGATAAAGAAAAAGTGAACGCATTTGTTAGTTCCATGAAAATTTTGGCCGATGCTAATGATGTTCAACTTGATATCAAACCGACAGATTTCTTAAGAAATGAATTCATGAAAGAAGTGGATGAGTCTTCTATTGAAAAAATGTCGAGCTATGCCTTAGAGGCGCTAGATTTGGCGATTGAAAATTTAAAAGAGTCACGTCGAAGCGAAGGCCAGAAGATGCTGAGTGTAATTGAAAAACACCAACAAGCATATGAAAGCTTTTTTAAGGTAGTCACAGATAAATCTCAAGAATTTCAAGATACAGTAAAAGAAAGATTAGAAAAGAAGTTTGAAGAATACAAAACTTCAATGCCTACAGATGAGCCTCGCTTTATGCAGGAAGTAATCTTCTATCTTGAGAAAATGGATATTCACGAAGAAATTAACCGAATTAATGCCCACCTGACGAAGTTAAATGATATTCTATCTAAAGGTGGAGAAGTTGGACGTCAACTGGACTTCTTAGTTCAAGAGTTGAACCGAGAAACAAATACAACTGGCTCGAAGTCAACGATACAAGAGATCTCTGAAGCCGTTGTTCAAATGAAGGTTCAACTTGAGAAGATTCGTGAACAAGGATTAAACCTCGAGTAA
- the gmk gene encoding guanylate kinase: MMNKGKIIVIVAPSGSGKSTLIKRIKAEFLDLLESVSFTTRKAREGEINGQHYNFISEQEFLDRKENDEFLEWAKVHGNYYGTSKKFVEDEISKGHNLLFDLDIQGTDSFKEYFGDRARVIFIAPPSVEALENRLRGRGTETEESLNIRLENAKRELLRKDDYDYLVVNDELEKAYLDLKDIFEGILR; the protein is encoded by the coding sequence ATGATGAATAAAGGAAAGATAATCGTAATTGTTGCTCCATCGGGCTCAGGTAAATCGACGCTTATAAAGAGAATTAAAGCGGAGTTTCTTGATTTACTTGAATCTGTGTCTTTTACAACTCGTAAAGCACGAGAAGGTGAAATAAATGGACAACATTATAATTTCATCTCAGAACAAGAGTTTCTTGATCGTAAAGAAAATGATGAATTTCTAGAATGGGCCAAGGTTCACGGGAATTATTATGGTACTTCAAAGAAGTTTGTTGAAGATGAGATTTCAAAAGGTCACAACTTACTTTTTGATCTTGATATTCAAGGAACTGATTCTTTTAAAGAATACTTTGGAGATCGCGCAAGAGTAATCTTTATTGCTCCTCCTAGCGTTGAAGCTTTAGAAAATAGGCTAAGAGGTAGAGGGACTGAGACAGAGGAGAGTCTTAATATTCGTCTTGAAAATGCGAAGAGAGAATTACTTCGTAAAGATGACTATGACTATCTTGTCGTAAATGACGAACTAGAAAAAGCATATTTAGACTTAAAAGATATTTTTGAAGGAATCCTTAGATAA
- the yihA gene encoding ribosome biogenesis GTP-binding protein YihA/YsxC, which yields MEYKVARGTTKFKYGMTDSNQLVEWLNEEKPIGVSFIGRSNAGKSSTINSLFGKNTAVTSKTPGRTRQVNIFSFQLEKEGKPVEDLPPFYLFDLPGYGHAKVSKDMSAQWAHLMDEFFRNCGDQNLMLNLQDARHPNQKADLVFRDYLAPFGHEAFLLFNKLDKLKTQKERAALNKLKPEIFKQHKWVSQIHFISALKGKGLPQLEDAIVNYLLLQNELNKQASM from the coding sequence ATGGAATATAAAGTTGCCAGAGGTACTACAAAATTCAAATACGGAATGACTGATTCAAATCAATTAGTTGAATGGTTAAATGAAGAAAAACCAATTGGAGTAAGCTTTATTGGGCGCTCTAATGCAGGAAAATCTTCAACTATCAATTCTCTTTTTGGAAAGAATACAGCAGTTACTTCAAAAACTCCTGGTCGAACTCGACAAGTAAATATCTTTTCGTTTCAACTTGAAAAGGAAGGAAAACCTGTTGAGGACTTACCTCCATTTTACCTCTTTGACCTTCCTGGATATGGACATGCAAAAGTTTCTAAAGACATGAGTGCACAGTGGGCCCATCTAATGGATGAGTTCTTTAGAAATTGTGGTGATCAGAATCTAATGCTTAATCTTCAAGATGCTAGACACCCAAATCAAAAAGCAGACCTCGTCTTTAGAGATTACCTTGCTCCTTTTGGGCATGAAGCATTTTTACTATTTAACAAATTAGATAAGCTAAAAACTCAAAAAGAAAGAGCGGCGCTTAATAAATTAAAGCCAGAGATCTTTAAGCAACATAAATGGGTTTCGCAAATTCACTTTATTTCGGCATTAAAAGGCAAAGGTCTTCCTCAACTAGAAGATGCCATTGTAAATTATCTACTCTTACAAAATGAGCTTAATAAGCAAGCTTCAATGTAA
- a CDS encoding flagellar basal body-associated FliL family protein — MMDKWVKLENLINGLLIKLVNFFKKLTPNSFKNTYLGVKKSISKFFATFAKIPLLFKENGKRWFMAKLAIIISFLMAKKESAAKLVASLKGFKLTGELPLLMYKSTQQFVSKNIVAKVAALSPAKAVGLTCTLTVFSLGGISVYQNVKEIADKTSPKQVRKIASVSKEDKERWGRTRFRNIQKQRIFLRNVYIPIYIKNRNGMKNLQIDVSLKTNNRYTARYFYKPENEIMIRDRLNSSLQAVVPNFPLEPEGKKIIKEKIRREVNHLIEDLKIEGRVDEVFIHSILNG; from the coding sequence ATGATGGACAAATGGGTCAAACTTGAAAATTTAATCAATGGGCTTTTAATTAAGCTTGTTAACTTCTTTAAGAAGTTAACGCCCAATAGTTTCAAAAATACATACCTTGGAGTTAAGAAATCTATTAGTAAATTCTTTGCAACCTTTGCAAAGATCCCTCTTTTATTTAAAGAAAATGGAAAACGTTGGTTTATGGCAAAGCTTGCCATCATTATCAGTTTTCTAATGGCCAAGAAAGAGTCTGCGGCGAAACTAGTAGCATCTCTAAAAGGCTTTAAGTTAACGGGAGAGCTTCCTCTCCTAATGTATAAAAGTACACAGCAATTTGTATCAAAGAATATTGTCGCAAAAGTTGCTGCACTATCTCCAGCAAAAGCAGTAGGTCTTACTTGTACCCTTACAGTCTTTTCACTTGGAGGAATTTCTGTTTATCAAAATGTAAAAGAAATTGCTGATAAAACATCCCCAAAGCAAGTTAGAAAAATTGCAAGTGTATCTAAAGAAGACAAAGAAAGATGGGGAAGAACAAGATTTCGCAATATTCAAAAACAACGAATCTTTCTAAGGAATGTCTATATTCCAATTTATATCAAGAATAGAAATGGAATGAAGAACTTACAAATTGATGTTTCACTTAAAACTAATAATCGCTACACCGCTCGTTACTTCTACAAGCCAGAAAACGAGATCATGATACGCGATCGATTAAACTCTTCTCTCCAGGCCGTCGTACCTAACTTTCCTCTCGAACCAGAGGGAAAGAAGATTATTAAGGAAAAAATTCGCAGAGAAGTTAATCATCTCATAGAAGACTTAAAGATCGAAGGCCGTGTCGATGAAGTATTCATTCACTCAATTTTAAATGGCTAG
- a CDS encoding RelA/SpoT family protein, with product MYQQLDFTHERELNIDELCRRVEAYYPDANFTLLRKAYLFAEKSHEGQMRSSGEKYIIHPLNVAATLVKLHMDLDTIIAGLLHDVVEDCNVTPEEIEKEFTTEIAQIVVGLTKISKMKFKSKEQSQAENFRKMVVAMAQDLRVIIVKLADRMHNMKTLQYVREEKQKRIAEETLDIYVPLASRLGINSVKIELEDICLRYLHPDVYYRLAEKVAMKKSERENYIGETIGVVTEKLFEYSVRADITGRSKHFYSIYKKMVSRGVDFEQIHDILAFRIIVNNITECYKALGIIHSAFTPIPGRFKDYIAIPKVNNYQSLHTTVVGPKAERIEIQIRTQEMHEVAERGIAAHWKYKEGVSSGKTKLDWVQELLEYNKDTDNSSEFMSHVKNDLDVGGVFVFTPNGDVFELQDNATPLDFAYRVHTDIGNRCVGAKVNGRMVPLKYSLRSGDTIEILTSKTQTPNKDWLNIVRSSKAKAKIKSYLLKAERERNIEVGKETLDKAFKVLGTSLKAVLKRNELDNAKEKLSNIKTFSEIYNNVGAGKLHVDKVIECIPGLKDDHDKDETKKKEIDTLSTTISKTAKRRAHKDNAVIVDGLDDLMVRMARCCNPIPGDPIIGYITRGRGITIHRSDCTRYDVGDVGRQIAVEWNENFSFKHPVNIRVLTHDRPGILSMISKELGNLGVNIRSAVARSTQDRKGSLVFEIEVKDYSELLKTISGLEALDAVISVTRG from the coding sequence ATGTACCAGCAACTTGATTTCACTCACGAGCGTGAATTAAATATTGATGAACTTTGTCGACGTGTCGAAGCCTATTATCCCGATGCGAACTTTACTCTATTGAGAAAAGCGTATCTCTTTGCTGAAAAATCACATGAAGGGCAAATGCGAAGCTCTGGTGAAAAGTATATTATTCACCCATTAAATGTAGCAGCGACTTTAGTTAAGTTACACATGGATTTGGATACTATCATTGCAGGTCTTTTACACGATGTTGTAGAGGATTGTAATGTAACACCAGAAGAGATTGAAAAAGAGTTTACGACAGAGATTGCACAAATTGTTGTTGGCCTGACAAAGATTTCAAAAATGAAATTTAAGTCAAAGGAACAATCTCAAGCAGAAAACTTTCGTAAGATGGTTGTAGCAATGGCCCAGGACTTAAGGGTCATTATTGTTAAGCTTGCAGATAGAATGCACAATATGAAAACACTTCAATATGTGCGTGAAGAAAAGCAAAAAAGAATAGCTGAAGAAACTCTGGATATTTATGTTCCATTAGCTTCAAGACTCGGTATTAACTCAGTTAAGATTGAACTTGAAGATATCTGTCTTCGCTATTTACATCCAGATGTATATTATCGCTTAGCTGAAAAAGTTGCGATGAAGAAGTCTGAACGTGAAAATTATATTGGTGAAACGATAGGTGTTGTTACAGAAAAGCTATTTGAGTATTCTGTAAGGGCCGATATTACAGGACGCTCAAAGCACTTTTATTCAATTTATAAGAAGATGGTTTCTCGTGGTGTCGACTTTGAACAAATCCACGATATCCTTGCTTTTAGAATTATCGTAAATAATATCACTGAGTGTTATAAGGCCCTTGGGATTATTCACTCGGCCTTTACTCCAATTCCTGGTCGTTTTAAAGATTATATCGCTATTCCAAAAGTTAACAATTATCAATCTCTTCACACGACAGTTGTCGGGCCTAAGGCAGAGAGAATTGAAATTCAAATTCGTACCCAGGAAATGCACGAAGTTGCTGAACGAGGGATTGCGGCCCACTGGAAGTACAAAGAGGGTGTCTCATCAGGTAAAACTAAGCTTGATTGGGTACAAGAACTTCTTGAGTATAATAAAGATACAGACAATAGTTCTGAATTCATGTCACATGTTAAAAACGACTTAGATGTCGGTGGAGTCTTTGTCTTTACTCCAAATGGTGATGTTTTCGAACTACAGGATAATGCGACACCACTAGATTTTGCTTATCGTGTACACACTGATATCGGAAATCGCTGTGTTGGTGCAAAAGTAAACGGAAGAATGGTTCCACTAAAATATTCTCTAAGGTCTGGGGATACAATTGAGATTCTAACTTCTAAGACTCAAACACCAAATAAAGACTGGCTTAATATTGTAAGATCATCAAAGGCTAAGGCCAAGATCAAATCTTATCTTTTAAAAGCTGAACGTGAAAGAAATATTGAAGTTGGTAAAGAAACTTTAGATAAAGCATTTAAAGTTCTAGGAACAAGCTTAAAAGCGGTTCTTAAAAGAAATGAATTAGATAATGCAAAAGAGAAGCTTTCTAATATAAAAACTTTTAGTGAAATCTACAATAACGTTGGAGCAGGTAAGCTTCACGTTGATAAGGTTATTGAATGTATTCCTGGCTTAAAAGATGATCACGATAAAGACGAAACAAAGAAGAAAGAGATAGATACTCTTTCTACGACAATTTCTAAAACGGCAAAGAGACGTGCCCATAAAGATAATGCAGTTATCGTTGATGGCCTTGATGATTTAATGGTTAGAATGGCCCGTTGTTGTAATCCAATTCCAGGTGATCCGATTATTGGTTATATCACTAGAGGACGAGGGATTACAATTCACCGCTCAGATTGTACACGTTATGATGTTGGTGATGTTGGAAGACAAATAGCTGTAGAATGGAATGAGAATTTCAGCTTTAAGCATCCTGTAAATATCAGAGTTCTAACACATGATCGTCCAGGTATCCTTTCGATGATCTCAAAAGAGCTTGGTAACTTAGGGGTTAATATTCGCTCTGCTGTTGCAAGGTCAACGCAAGATAGAAAGGGAAGTTTAGTTTTTGAAATTGAAGTAAAAGATTATTCTGAACTTTTAAAGACCATCTCGGGTCTTGAGGCACTAGATGCCGTAATTTCTGTTACAAGGGGATAG